Proteins encoded within one genomic window of Paramisgurnus dabryanus chromosome 11, PD_genome_1.1, whole genome shotgun sequence:
- the LOC141283012 gene encoding uncharacterized protein: protein MSILDAFFAVPSVALLAALNIKQLNSVAKHFKIEVTLPKAAKKQQLFTFIRTCLIDMNVLPDEKLPECSSQGASGSDSEQIPDSEPISSVTVEMQAKSNVLTFEQQVELLKLQHDLQMKQKTLELEQELTRKKLDDELSQKRLDNEMEHKRLEAAQKDKDRELEWEKLKNLEQEHEIERTRLQLVAEGKLGKSQQSGLAGMIKFLPKFNENDPDVFFSLFENIASEQNWSDEDKIVLLQATLIGRAQKAFVALPSSEKKIYRCVKTAVLKCYELIPEAYRQRFRSWKKSDKQTYAEWARDLASFFHRWLTAEGVDSFDELCDLMILEQLKNTLPDRITTYISEHHVKTAADAAVLADNFSLIHKTPARDFSPRSNISYKERRYSRVNTDKPVFSNSAVRGKPADFDFKTDCNYCFGKNHWKKNCPVLVERNKVKVEGGKVGLCASSIPVVRSVTNNEITLTKTLDRAQCAASIDEGLNSVQCDDYDFLTSSITDYAPFITEGFVALVGDTNRVPVKILRDTGASESFICQSVLPFSSNSDTGNCVLIRGIGLQSFPVPLHKMQLFSGFVSGEVTIAVRPSLPIEGIDLIVGNNLAHDCVFPDQLSPSPVVKSGAVLVDESDKCQKDFPDVFMACAVTRAMAHKQNVNSSDVSNNRSAQVFIPQLPVPFSRSEMSEEQKSDQSLQKYFDLTADNNANCSYLVKDDLLLRRWAPTVGTEVKEQILQVVLPEKFREIALKTAHCETAGHFGVKKTYNQLLKHYYWPRIKRDVARFVRTCHVCQVAGKQNAVIKPAPLQPIQSVGKPFEHLIIDCVGPLPQSKSGCVYLFTIMCQATRYPAAYALRTITTRSVVKALSQFISVFGLPRIIQSDQGSNFTSKTFAAALKQLRIQHNLSSAYHAQSQGVLERFHATLKSLLRTYCIEMKREWEDGLPWLMLAARAVVQESTGYSPNELVFGHNVSTPLSVLSGDLDSTEPPKSLSSYVHGFRRRLFLACKMATENLTDAQRRMKQNYDRKAEARVFGPGDQVLALLPIPGSPFSAKYSGPYSVVRQVSETNYVIATPDRRKATQLCHINLLKPYYSSLQSLNGKGKSSVLVVASTSIASPEADDDVQGPDDSMMRARLNNSETLTKLEGVLRHLDVQQQTELKALIFEFPCLFSDTPTCTKLIEHDIEVGDAKPIRQRFYRTGPDKRKSLDDSVQYLLDNGLAVQSYSSWASPCLLVKKSDHTYRFCTDYRKVNSVTKPDSYPLPRIEDCVDQVGAARYVSKFDLLKGYYQVPLTSRAQEISAFITASGLYSYTRMAFGMRNAPSSFQRLMNRVVAELEGCAVYIDDVVCYSDTWEIHLARIRLLFERFAAANLTVNLAKCEFAQATVVYLGKVVGQGNVRPVRAKVLAIDKFPRPVTKKELMRFLGMIGYYRNFCCNFSSVVAPLTNLLRGSVKFNWTDDCQRAFENAKSLLTSAPVLAAPRLEEPFQLQVDASQVGAGAVLLQKDENEVDRPVSYFSRKFNRYQFNYSTIEKEALALIWALQHFEVYVGGGLHPVVVFSDHNPLTFLSSLQNTNQRLMRWALFLQPYNLSIRHIKGSENVMADALSRALDDY, encoded by the coding sequence ATGAGTATACTTGATGCGTTTTTTGCTGTTCCTTCAGTGGCTTTGCTTGCGGCTTTGAATATTAAACAATTAAATAGTGTAGCAAAGCATTTCAAAATTGAAGTGACATTGCCGAAAGCAGCTAAGAAGCAACAACTGTTTACCTTTATTCGTACATGTTTGATTGACATGAACGTGTTACCTGACGAGAAATTGCCGGAGTGCAGTAGTCAGGGAGCGTCAGGTTCAGATAGTGAACAGATTCCAGATAGTGAGCCTATTTCGAGTGTCACGGTAGAAATGCAGGCGAAGTCCAACGTATTAACGTTTGAACAGCAGGTCGAATTATTAAAATTACAACATGATTtgcaaatgaaacaaaagacGTTGGAATTAGAACAGGAACTAACAAGGAAAAAGTTAGATGATGAATTATCTCAAAAAAGGCTGGATAACGAAATGGAACATAAAAGGTTAGAAGCTGCACAGAAAGACAAAGATCGCGAGTTGGAATGggaaaaacttaaaaatttagaGCAGGAACATGAAATTGAGCGTACTAGGCTGCAGTTAGTAGCTGAGGGTAAACTTGGCAAGTCACAGCAGTCTGGCTTAGCAGGTATGATCAAGTTCCTGCCTAAGTTTAACGAAAACGACCCAGAtgtgtttttttcattatttgaaaatattgcTTCTGAGCAAAATTGGAGTGATGAAGATAAAATTGTATTGTTACAAGCTACATTAATTGGCCGTGCTCAGAAGGCATTTGTGGCTTTACCATCCTCCGAAAAGAAAATCTATCGATGTGTGAAGACAGCTgtgttaaaatgttatgagtTGATCCCCGAAGCCTATAGACAGCGTTTTCGATCATGGAAGAAGTCAGATAAGCAAACTTATGCTGAATGGGCTAGGGATCTAGCCAGCTTTTTTCATCGTTGGCTTACAGCTGAAGGGGTTGATTCTTTTGATGAGTTGTGTGATCTGATGATCTTAGAACAACTGAAGAACACTTTACCTGATCGCATAACCACGTATATTAGCGAACATCATGTGAAAACGGCAGCAGACGCTGCCGTTCTTGCTGATAATTTTTCCCTCATACACAAGACTCCAGCTCGTGACTTTAGTCCGCGTTCTAACATAAGTTACAAAGAACGTCGCTATAGTCGTGTAAATACGGATAAACCAGTGTTTTCAAATTCAGCTGTACGTGGTAAACCAGCggattttgattttaaaaccGACTGTAACTACTGTTTTGGAAAAAATCATTGGAAAAAAAATTGTCCAGTACTTGTGGAGCGTAATAAGGTGAAGGTTGAGGGAGGAAAGGTTGGCCTTTGCGCTTCATCAATTCCTGTTGTGCGCTCGGTGACTAATAATGAGATAACTCTGACAAAGACCTTGGATCGTGCACAATGTGCAGCATCAATTGATGAGGGTTTGAACAGTGTGCAATGTGATGACTATGACTTTCTAACATCTAGTATAACAGATTATGCACCGTTTATCACGGAGGGTTTTGTGGCATTGGTTGGAGACACAAATCGTGTTCCAGTGAAAATTCTACGTGATACGGGAGCATCAGAAAGTTTTATTTGTCAATCTGTCTTGCCTTTCTCGTCTAATTCTGATACAGGAAATTGTGTGTTGATACGGGGAATTGGTCTTCAGTCGTTCCCAGTACCGTTGCATAAAATGCAGTTGTTTTCTGGCTTTGTGAGTGGGGAAGTCACCATTGCGGTGCGTCCTTCTTTACCTATAGAGGGAATTGATTTGATTGTGGGTAATAATCTTGCTCATGACTGTGTTTTCCCTGATCAGCTATCTCCATCTCCTGTGGTTAAGTCTGGAGCTGTTTTGGTGGACGAGTCAGATAAGTGTCAAAAAGATTTTCCAGATGTTTTTATGGCATGCGCTGTAACACGCGCTATGGCACATAAACAGAATGTCAACTCGTCTGATGTGTCTAATAATAGGTCTGCTCAGGTATTTATTCCACAGTTACCAGTACCTTTCTCTCGATCTGAAATGAGTGAAGAGCAAAAGAGTGATCAGAGCTTACAGAAATATTTTGACTTGACTGCAGATAATAATGCTAATTGTTCTTATCTTGTGAAGGATGACTTGTTGCTAAGACGGTGGGCACCCACTGTAGGAACTGAGGTGAAAGAGCAGATTTTGCAGGTAGTGTTGCCTGAAAAATTTCGTGAAATAGCACTAAAAACTGCCCATTGTGAAACAGCGGGGCATTTTGGGGTAAAGAAAACGTACAACCAATTGTTAAAACATTACTATTGGCCACGAATAAAGAGGGACGTTGCACGATTTGTGCGAACGTGTCATGTCTGTCAGGTGGCGGGAAAGCAAAATGCTGTCATTAAGCCTGCGCCTTTACAGCCCATTCAGTCTGTTGGTAAGCCTTTCGAACATTTGATCATTGATTGTGTGGGCCCCTTACCTCAGTCAAAATCTGGATGTGTTTATCTGTTTACCATCATGTGCCAGGCAACTCGCTATCCTGCTGCGTATGCTTTAAGGACCATTACTACAAGATCTGTGGTGAAAGCATTATCACAGTTTATTTCAGTATTTGGTTTGCCTAGGATCATTCAAAGCGATCAAGGGTCAAATTTTACATCAAAGACATTCGCAGCAGCATTGAAACAGCTGCGTATTCAGCACAACTTGAGTAGTGCATACCATGCACAAAGTCAAGGGGTTTTGGAACGTTTCCATGCCACTCTTAAGTCTCTCTTGCGCACGTACTGTATAGAGATGAAACGGGAGTGGGAGGATGGTCTACCATGGTTAATGTTAGCGGCTAGAGCAGTTGTGCAGGAAAGCACAGGTTATAGTCCTAATGAATTGGTATTTGGCCATAACGTTAGTACCCCATTGTCTGTGTTGTCAGGTGATTTGGATTCGACTGAACCACCCAAAAGTTTGTCCAGTTATGTACATGGTTTCAGACGCAGGTTATTTTTAGCATGTAAAATGGCAACCGAAAATTTGACTGATGCACAAAGGAGAATGAAGCAAAATTATGACCGTAAAGCAGAAGCTCGTGTTTTTGGCCCAGGGGATCAGGTTTTGGCATTATTGCCTATACCTGGAtcgccatttagtgcaaagtaTTCTGGACCATATAGTGTGGTTCGCCAAGTGTCGGAGACCAATTATGTAATTGCTACGCCGGACCGTAGGAAGGCGACACAGTTATGTCATATCAACTTACTTAAACCGTATTATTCTTCTTTACAGTCACTCAATGGAAAGGGTAAATCATCTGTCTTAGTTGTGGCAAGTACATCTATAGCTTCTCCGGAAGCAGATGATGATGTGCAGGGTCCTGATGATTCCATGATGCGTGCTCGTCTCAATAATTCGGAGACATTAACTAAGTTAGAGGGAGTCTTACGACATTTGGATGTGCAACAGCAAACAGAATTGAAGGCTTTAATCTTTGAATTTCCTTGTCTATTTTCAGATACTCCGACCTGTACAAAGTTAATTGAGCATGACATAGAAGTGGGTGATGCAAAGCCAATCCGGCAGAGGTTTTACCGCACTGGTCCTGATAAGCGCAAAAGTCTGGATGATAGTGTTCAATATCTGTTGGATAATGGTTTGGCTGTACAGTCGTATTCTAGCTGGGCTTCGCCCTGTTTGTTAGTGAAAAAGTCTGATCATACGTATAGATTTTGCACAGATTACAGAAAAGTAAACAGTGTAACAAAACCAGACTCGTATCCACTACCTAGGATAGAAGATTGTGTGGACCAAGTAGGGGCGGCTCGATATGTGAGCAAATTTGATTTGCTAAAAGGGTATTATCAGGTTCCTCTTACTTCTCGGGCACAAGAGATATCTGCCTTTATTACAGCATCTGGACTCTATTCTTATACGAGAATGGCCTTTGGAATGCGTAACGCCCCCTCCAGTTTCCAGCGACTCATGAATCGGGTTGTTGCGGAACTGGAGGGGTGCGCTGTGTATATTGATGATGTGGTCTGTTATTCAGACACTTGGGAAATCCATCTTGCCCGAATACGTTTATTATTCGAGCGGTTTGCGGCTGCAAATCTCACTGTAAATTTAGCAAAATGTGAGTTTGCTCAGGCTACAGTGGTGTATCTGGGAAAGGTGGTCGGACAGGGGAACGTTCGACCAGTGAGAGCGAAAGTATTAGCAATTGACAAATTCCCACGTCCCGTCACTAAGAAGGAGTTAATGCGCTTTCTTGGTATGATCGGCTATTACAGGAATTTTTGCTGTAATTTCTCTTCTGTTGTCGCTCCACTAACTAACCTGTTGAGGGGTTCAGTCAAATTTAATTGGACTGATGATTGCCAACGTGCATTTGAAAACGCCAAGTCTCTGCTAACTTCTGCACCTGTCCTGGCTGCTCCTAGGTTGGAGGAACCCTTCCAGCTACAAGTAGATGCCAGCCAGGTAGGGGCAGGTGCCGTTCTTCTACAAAAGGATGAAAATGAAGTAGATAGGCCAGTTTCCTATTTTTCTCGGAAATTTAATCGTTACCAATTTAACTATTCCACCATAGAGAAAGAGGCTTTGGCCCTTATTTGGGCACTCCAACATTTTGAGGTTTATGTTGGTGGTGGTTTACACCCAGTGGTGGTCTTTTCTGACCACAATCCCCTTACTTTTCTGTCCTCTCTTCAGAACACTAACCAGCGCCTTATGCGCTGGGCTCTCTTTCTACAGCCTTACAACCTGTCTATTAGGCACATTAAGGGGTCCGAAAACGTCATGGCTGATGCCTTGTCACGGGCTCTTGATGACTACTAA